A genomic window from Pseudogulbenkiania sp. MAI-1 includes:
- a CDS encoding NAD-glutamate dehydrogenase: MSLTNMTEHASLIDDIQAEADSKLSSDEQQKLAPFFPVYFEEAEYDDLRRYSSLDLFGAAIAHYDFAQQRQAGIHKARIYNPDFERDGWQSTHTVIEVVNDDMPFLIDSLAMLLSRYNLNLHLLIHPVVAVARDAKGQLVELKRTQGRDLPLESWIHVEIDRVSDPATLKRLEADLNRIISDIRLVVNDEPKMRAALAEIADDLAKVKGARADEAQEAIDFLHWMGDNHFLLMGYCDYDLVKRDGKDSLKIVKDSGLGILKEQGDKEYSASFEQLPQELRELAHLPQLIILNKSQTRSIIHRPAYIDFVGIKRFNGKGEVIGERRFLGLYTAQAYHVPLKNIPILRRKAEYVVNYCDYVDNSYKAKTLTFVLENYPRDELFEIPAETLAPIIEGIVNLQERPRVRLFVRTDRYHRYVSCLVYVPRDSFNTEVRLKIEKVLLSAFNGTSAEFSVQIGDGTLALVHYTIRTHAADLPSFHESDIEAEIARVVRGWQEELHQLLVEAHGEEQGNALYHRYKGAFPVAYREEFAARNAVLDVQLMESLGGEQRLGMKLYRPLHRGTNAFNLKLFSAGEPLGLSASLPILENMGVRVRDEHPYRVQTSDGATVWISDFGLDVGNAFEQMAREEVQRDFQELLSQVFAKRCENDGFNRLALVAGLDWREISLVRALAKYLRQGGLTFSQAYIEQCVANYPAITRNLVSLFQARLNPVNADDAQAETLQGELKHLLDQVANLDEDRILNGFLSVILAVRRTNFWQKAEDGQFKSYISFKLESNAIPFLPQPRPMFEIWVYSPRVEGVHLRGSKVARGGLRWSDRMEDFRTEVLGLVKAQMVKNSVIVPMGSKGGFVCKQLPPASDREAFMAEGIACYKTFISALLDVTDNLVTGQIVPPKDVRRLDPDDPYLVVAADKGTATFSDIANGISEQYDFWLGDAFASGGSAGYDHKGMGITARGAWESVKRHFRHLGINTQEQDFTVIGIGDMAGDVFGNGMLLSEHIQLIAAFNHMHIFLDPTPDAAVSFAERARLFNLPRSSWADYNRELISKGGGIFERSAKSIPLSPEVKAWLETDKDSMAPNELIHEILKARADMLYNGGIGTYVKASTQSHADARDRACDPVRVDGRELRVKVVAEGGNLTCTQLGRVEFALAGGRICTDAIDNSAGVDCSDHEVNIKILLGAVMQAGDMTLKQRNELLAEMTDEVAQLVLRNNYLQTQVLAIKRLEAASILSTHARMITHMEKTGELNREIEYLPSEAQINDRRLARQGLTSPEVAVLLAYSKISLDQAILATDVPDDADFLPVLVNYFPKPLQERFRSQMENHHLKREIIANQLANQIINRMGTTFVFRLQEESPFSAADIARAWWIASRVFNAEQLWGQIEALDNQIPADQQMELMVIVRTLIERVTRWVLRNKRPFSSVNAVIEQYGAKVQALLAALPELISAEDYPSVAAMEARLDIPNLPASLARVLARLEFAVPLMDIIEIGEGEDLTQGVLAGNYYRLGQALQFDWMREAITRLPRDNRWQSLARSALRDDLYRLHRKVAKLAIQECKGVEDLAGAWLEKRHHDVETCHQMFAELQAFQALDLAMLSAGMRELNNHLLA; encoded by the coding sequence ATGTCCCTCACCAACATGACAGAACACGCCAGCCTGATCGATGACATTCAGGCGGAGGCCGACAGCAAGCTGTCCAGTGATGAGCAACAAAAACTGGCCCCTTTCTTTCCGGTCTATTTCGAAGAAGCAGAGTATGACGATCTGCGCCGGTACTCGTCGCTGGATCTGTTCGGCGCCGCGATCGCTCATTACGACTTTGCCCAGCAGCGTCAAGCCGGCATCCACAAGGCCCGGATCTACAACCCCGATTTCGAGCGTGACGGCTGGCAGAGCACGCACACGGTGATCGAGGTGGTCAACGACGACATGCCGTTCCTGATTGACTCGCTGGCCATGCTGCTGTCGCGCTACAACCTCAATCTGCACCTACTGATCCACCCGGTAGTGGCCGTGGCGCGTGATGCCAAGGGACAACTGGTCGAGCTCAAGCGCACTCAAGGCCGCGACCTGCCGCTGGAATCGTGGATTCACGTCGAGATCGACCGTGTGTCCGATCCGGCCACGTTGAAGCGCCTGGAAGCCGATCTGAACCGCATCATTTCCGACATCCGCCTGGTGGTGAACGACGAGCCGAAGATGCGCGCGGCACTGGCTGAGATCGCCGACGATTTGGCCAAGGTCAAGGGCGCGCGTGCCGACGAGGCGCAGGAGGCCATCGACTTCCTGCACTGGATGGGAGACAACCATTTCCTGCTGATGGGTTACTGCGACTACGACCTGGTCAAGCGCGACGGCAAGGACAGTCTGAAGATCGTCAAGGACAGCGGTCTGGGTATCCTGAAGGAGCAGGGCGACAAGGAGTATTCCGCCAGCTTCGAACAACTGCCGCAGGAGCTGCGCGAGCTGGCCCACCTGCCGCAACTGATCATCCTGAACAAGTCGCAGACGCGTTCGATCATCCATCGTCCGGCCTATATCGACTTCGTCGGCATCAAGCGTTTCAATGGCAAGGGCGAGGTAATCGGCGAGCGCCGTTTCCTCGGCCTGTACACGGCTCAGGCTTACCACGTGCCGCTGAAGAACATCCCGATCCTGCGTCGCAAGGCCGAATATGTCGTCAACTACTGCGATTACGTCGACAACAGCTACAAGGCCAAGACGCTGACCTTCGTGCTGGAAAACTATCCGCGCGACGAGCTGTTCGAGATTCCGGCCGAAACGCTGGCGCCGATCATCGAGGGCATCGTCAACCTGCAGGAGCGCCCGCGCGTCCGGCTGTTCGTGCGCACTGACCGCTACCACCGCTACGTCAGCTGCCTGGTGTACGTGCCGCGCGACAGTTTCAACACCGAAGTCCGCCTGAAGATCGAGAAGGTGCTGCTGAGCGCCTTCAACGGCACCTCGGCCGAGTTCAGCGTTCAGATCGGCGACGGCACGCTGGCGCTGGTGCACTACACCATCCGCACCCACGCCGCCGACCTGCCGTCCTTCCACGAGTCGGACATCGAGGCGGAAATCGCCCGTGTGGTGCGCGGCTGGCAGGAGGAACTGCACCAGCTGCTGGTCGAGGCGCACGGCGAAGAGCAGGGCAACGCGCTGTACCATCGCTACAAGGGCGCGTTCCCGGTGGCGTACCGCGAAGAGTTCGCCGCCCGCAACGCGGTGCTCGACGTGCAGCTGATGGAATCGCTGGGTGGCGAGCAGCGCCTCGGCATGAAGCTGTACCGCCCGCTGCATCGCGGCACCAACGCCTTCAACCTGAAGCTGTTCAGCGCCGGCGAGCCACTCGGCCTGTCCGCCAGCCTGCCTATCCTCGAGAACATGGGCGTGCGCGTGCGTGACGAACACCCCTACCGCGTGCAGACCTCGGACGGCGCCACGGTCTGGATCAGCGACTTCGGCCTCGACGTCGGCAACGCCTTCGAGCAGATGGCGCGCGAAGAGGTGCAGCGCGACTTCCAGGAACTGCTGTCGCAAGTGTTCGCCAAGCGCTGCGAGAACGACGGCTTCAACCGCCTGGCGCTGGTGGCCGGCCTCGACTGGCGTGAAATCTCGCTGGTGCGTGCACTGGCCAAGTACTTGCGCCAGGGCGGCCTGACCTTCAGCCAGGCCTATATCGAGCAGTGCGTGGCCAACTACCCGGCCATCACCCGTAACCTGGTCAGCCTGTTCCAGGCGCGCCTGAACCCGGTCAACGCCGACGATGCCCAGGCTGAAACCCTGCAGGGCGAACTGAAGCACCTGCTCGATCAGGTGGCCAACCTGGACGAGGACCGCATCCTCAACGGCTTCCTGTCGGTGATCCTGGCGGTGCGCCGCACCAACTTCTGGCAGAAGGCGGAAGACGGCCAGTTCAAGTCCTACATCTCGTTCAAGCTGGAATCCAACGCCATCCCGTTCCTGCCGCAACCGCGTCCGATGTTCGAGATCTGGGTGTACAGCCCGCGTGTCGAGGGCGTGCATCTGCGCGGCTCGAAGGTGGCGCGCGGCGGCTTGCGCTGGTCCGACCGCATGGAAGACTTCCGCACCGAGGTGCTGGGTCTGGTCAAGGCGCAGATGGTGAAGAACTCGGTGATCGTGCCGATGGGTTCCAAGGGCGGCTTCGTGTGCAAGCAGCTGCCGCCGGCGAGCGATCGCGAAGCCTTCATGGCCGAGGGTATCGCCTGCTACAAGACCTTCATCTCGGCGCTGCTCGACGTGACCGATAACCTGGTGACCGGCCAGATCGTTCCGCCGAAGGATGTGCGCCGCCTGGATCCGGACGATCCGTACCTGGTGGTGGCCGCCGACAAGGGGACCGCGACCTTCTCCGACATCGCCAACGGCATCTCGGAACAGTACGACTTCTGGCTGGGTGACGCCTTTGCCTCGGGCGGTTCGGCCGGCTATGACCACAAGGGCATGGGCATTACCGCGCGCGGCGCCTGGGAATCGGTCAAGCGCCACTTCCGCCACCTGGGCATCAACACCCAGGAGCAGGATTTCACCGTGATCGGCATCGGCGATATGGCCGGTGACGTGTTCGGCAACGGCATGCTGCTGTCCGAGCACATCCAGCTGATCGCGGCGTTCAACCACATGCACATCTTCCTCGACCCGACCCCGGACGCGGCGGTCAGCTTCGCTGAGCGTGCACGCCTGTTCAACCTGCCGCGTTCGAGCTGGGCCGATTACAACCGCGAACTGATCTCCAAGGGCGGCGGCATCTTCGAGCGCAGCGCCAAATCGATCCCGCTGTCGCCGGAAGTGAAGGCTTGGCTGGAGACCGACAAGGACAGCATGGCGCCGAACGAGCTGATCCACGAGATCCTCAAGGCGCGCGCCGACATGCTCTACAACGGCGGTATCGGTACCTACGTCAAGGCCTCTACGCAGAGCCACGCCGATGCGCGCGACCGTGCCTGCGACCCGGTGCGGGTCGACGGCCGCGAACTGCGCGTGAAGGTGGTGGCCGAGGGCGGCAACCTGACGTGCACCCAGCTGGGCCGCGTCGAGTTCGCGCTCGCCGGCGGCCGCATCTGCACCGACGCCATCGACAACTCGGCCGGGGTGGACTGCTCCGACCACGAGGTCAACATCAAGATCCTGCTGGGCGCGGTGATGCAGGCCGGCGACATGACGCTGAAGCAGCGCAACGAGCTCTTGGCCGAGATGACGGACGAAGTCGCTCAGCTGGTGCTGCGCAACAACTACCTGCAGACCCAGGTGCTGGCGATCAAGCGGCTGGAGGCGGCATCGATCCTGTCGACCCATGCCCGCATGATCACCCACATGGAGAAGACCGGCGAGCTGAACCGCGAGATCGAGTACCTGCCGTCCGAGGCCCAGATCAACGACCGCCGCCTGGCCCGTCAGGGGCTGACCTCGCCGGAAGTGGCGGTGCTGCTGGCCTACAGCAAGATCTCGCTGGACCAGGCGATCCTGGCGACCGACGTGCCGGACGATGCCGATTTCCTGCCGGTGCTGGTGAACTACTTCCCGAAACCGCTGCAGGAGCGCTTCCGCAGCCAGATGGAAAACCACCATCTGAAGCGCGAGATCATCGCCAACCAGCTGGCCAACCAGATCATCAACCGCATGGGCACGACCTTCGTGTTCCGCCTGCAGGAAGAGTCGCCGTTCTCCGCGGCCGACATCGCCCGCGCCTGGTGGATCGCCAGCCGCGTGTTCAACGCCGAGCAGCTGTGGGGCCAGATCGAGGCGCTGGACAACCAGATTCCGGCCGATCAGCAGATGGAACTGATGGTGATCGTGCGTACCCTGATCGAGCGCGTGACGCGCTGGGTGCTGCGCAACAAGCGTCCGTTCTCGTCGGTGAACGCCGTGATCGAGCAGTACGGCGCCAAGGTGCAGGCCCTGCTGGCCGCGCTGCCGGAGCTGATCAGCGCCGAGGACTACCCGTCTGTGGCGGCGATGGAAGCGCGTCTGGACATCCCGAACCTGCCGGCCAGCCTGGCGCGCGTGCTGGCGCGCCTGGAGTTCGCCGTGCCGCTGATGGATATCATCGAGATCGGCGAGGGCGAGGATCTGACCCAGGGCGTGCTGGCGGGCAACTACTACCGCCTGGGGCAGGCGCTGCAGTTCGACTGGATGCGCGAGGCCATCACCCGCCTGCCGCGCGATAACCGCTGGCAGTCGCTGGCGCGTTCCGCGCTGCGTGACGACCTGTATCGCCTGCACCGCAAGGTGGCCAAACTGGCGATCCAGGAGTGCAAGGGTGTGGAAGACCTGGCCGGCGCCTGGCTCGAGAAGCGTCATCACGACGTCGAGACCTGCCACCAGATGTTCGCCGAACTGCAAGCCTTCCAGGCGCTGGATCTGGCCATGTTGTCAGCCGGCATGCGCGAGCTGAACAACCACCTGTTGGCTTGA
- a CDS encoding ABC transporter substrate-binding protein, with amino-acid sequence MKKVLMAVALAAPLFASAAQAETIRFGVDLNYPPFSKQGPDGKPQGFDIDMAHALCAAMKVTCEIVPQDWDGLIPALNTNKFDAILSSMQITDERKKAVDFTNKYYNIPSRIIAKAGTTVDQNSFKGKKIGALRASTQEKFAKDYWGKAGAKIVAYTKSPESFLDLTSGRLDAVFVDGAVGDQEFLKTPRGKGYAFVGPEYADTKYFGLGAGIAVKKGNKALRERLNNAIEQIRKDGSYKKVQDKYFTFDVYGH; translated from the coding sequence ATGAAAAAGGTTTTGATGGCAGTGGCGCTGGCCGCCCCGCTGTTTGCGTCCGCTGCCCAGGCAGAGACCATCCGCTTTGGCGTTGACCTGAATTACCCCCCGTTCTCCAAGCAGGGGCCGGATGGCAAGCCGCAGGGCTTCGACATCGACATGGCCCATGCGCTGTGCGCAGCGATGAAGGTCACCTGTGAAATCGTTCCGCAGGACTGGGACGGCCTGATCCCGGCGCTCAACACCAACAAGTTCGACGCCATCCTGTCGTCGATGCAGATCACCGATGAGCGCAAGAAGGCCGTCGACTTCACCAACAAGTACTACAACATCCCGAGCCGCATCATCGCCAAGGCCGGCACCACCGTCGACCAGAACAGCTTCAAGGGCAAGAAGATCGGCGCGCTGCGTGCCTCGACCCAGGAAAAGTTCGCCAAGGACTACTGGGGCAAGGCCGGTGCCAAGATCGTGGCCTATACCAAGTCTCCCGAGTCCTTCCTCGACCTGACCAGCGGCCGGCTCGACGCCGTGTTCGTCGACGGAGCCGTGGGCGACCAGGAATTCCTGAAGACCCCGCGCGGCAAGGGCTACGCCTTCGTCGGCCCGGAATATGCCGATACCAAGTATTTCGGTCTTGGCGCCGGTATTGCCGTGAAGAAGGGCAACAAGGCTCTGCGCGAGCGCCTGAACAACGCCATCGAGCAAATCCGCAAGGACGGTTCCTACAAGAAGGTGCAGGACAAGTACTTCACCTTCGACGTGTACGGCCACTGA
- a CDS encoding ABC transporter substrate-binding protein translates to MKQPLLTLGALLCALTAASHAETLRFATDASYPPFSQQGPDGKMAGFDPDIARALCAAMKVSCEVVPQDFDGIIPALNAKKFDVIIASMNITDERKKAVNFSDKYYNMPSRLVARSGTAINDAWFKGKKIGVLRSSIQEKYARDRWVKLGAKLVPYGKAPESFLDLKAGRLDASFVDAAVGDTDFLKTPNGKGFAFAGPAYSDAKYFGEGAGIAVRKADTALLERINKALKQIRADGSYDKIQKKYFSFDIYGN, encoded by the coding sequence ATGAAACAGCCCTTGCTGACGCTGGGTGCGCTGCTGTGCGCGCTGACGGCCGCTAGCCACGCCGAAACGCTGCGTTTCGCCACCGATGCCAGCTACCCGCCGTTTTCCCAACAAGGTCCCGACGGCAAGATGGCCGGCTTCGATCCGGACATCGCCCGAGCCCTATGCGCGGCCATGAAAGTGAGCTGCGAGGTGGTGCCGCAAGACTTCGACGGCATCATCCCGGCGCTCAACGCCAAGAAGTTCGACGTCATCATCGCCTCGATGAACATCACCGACGAGCGCAAGAAAGCGGTCAACTTCTCCGACAAGTACTACAACATGCCGAGCCGCCTGGTCGCCAGGAGCGGCACCGCGATCAACGACGCCTGGTTCAAGGGCAAGAAGATCGGCGTGCTGCGCTCCTCCATTCAGGAAAAATACGCCCGCGACCGCTGGGTCAAGCTGGGCGCCAAGCTGGTGCCGTACGGCAAGGCGCCGGAATCCTTCCTCGACCTGAAGGCCGGGCGCCTGGACGCCAGCTTCGTCGATGCCGCCGTGGGCGACACCGACTTCCTGAAGACGCCGAACGGCAAGGGCTTCGCCTTTGCCGGCCCGGCCTACAGTGACGCCAAATACTTCGGCGAAGGGGCCGGTATCGCGGTGCGCAAGGCCGACACGGCGCTGCTCGAGCGCATCAACAAGGCACTCAAGCAGATTCGTGCCGACGGCAGCTACGACAAGATCCAGAAGAAGTACTTCTCCTTCGACATCTACGGCAACTGA
- a CDS encoding ABC transporter permease has product MFLQGYLPSILEGAALTLEVAAASLVVSVVLGLIGAMFKMAHSRALVWLAELYSTVVRGVPDLVWMFLLFFGGQMLINDAAERFGLPAPEINPMIAGVLTIGFIFGAYMTETFRGAIMSVPKGQMEAGLAYGMSPLRVFFRITAPQMVRFALPSFSNNWLVLVKSTALVSVIGLNDMMYKADTAKSITQEPFTVYMVVAAIYLAITTVSIVALNALNKRYSTGVRESEL; this is encoded by the coding sequence ATGTTTTTGCAGGGTTATCTTCCCAGCATTCTGGAAGGCGCGGCGCTGACGCTGGAAGTCGCCGCCGCCTCGCTGGTGGTGTCGGTCGTGCTCGGCCTGATCGGCGCCATGTTCAAGATGGCGCATTCCCGCGCCCTGGTGTGGTTGGCCGAACTCTACTCCACCGTGGTACGCGGCGTGCCCGACCTGGTCTGGATGTTCCTGCTGTTTTTCGGCGGACAGATGCTGATCAACGATGCCGCCGAGCGCTTCGGCCTGCCGGCCCCGGAAATCAACCCGATGATCGCCGGCGTGCTGACCATCGGCTTCATCTTCGGTGCCTACATGACCGAAACCTTCCGCGGCGCCATCATGTCCGTGCCCAAGGGCCAGATGGAGGCCGGCCTCGCCTACGGCATGTCGCCGCTGCGGGTGTTCTTCCGCATCACCGCGCCGCAGATGGTGCGCTTCGCCCTGCCGAGCTTCTCCAACAACTGGCTGGTGCTGGTCAAATCCACTGCGCTGGTCTCGGTGATCGGCCTGAACGACATGATGTACAAGGCGGACACCGCCAAATCCATCACCCAGGAACCCTTCACCGTTTATATGGTGGTGGCGGCGATCTACCTCGCCATCACCACGGTTTCGATTGTGGCCCTGAACGCGCTGAACAAACGCTATTCGACGGGCGTGAGGGAGAGTGAGCTGTGA
- a CDS encoding ABC transporter permease, translating into MIDANLIIDNFPSFLGGGNGEPVLSTGDGLILTLELLFFSLLGGLLLSIPLGLMRVSKNRLVAGTVWLYTYVFRGTPMLVQLFIIYYGLSQFEAVRESWTWEYLQEAYFCALLAFTLNTAAYTTEIIAGQIRNTHWGEIEAAKAMGMSKWLMMRRIVIPAALRRALPAYSNEVVMMLQGTSIAGLVTLADVTGVARRIYSDTYMPFEPFLTAGLIYLAFTFLFVWLFKLAEKRWLAYLAPRKH; encoded by the coding sequence GTGATTGACGCCAACCTGATCATCGACAATTTCCCATCCTTCCTGGGCGGCGGCAACGGCGAACCGGTGCTGTCCACCGGTGACGGCCTGATCCTGACGCTGGAGTTGCTGTTCTTCTCGCTGCTCGGCGGCTTGCTGCTGTCGATTCCGCTGGGGCTGATGCGGGTTTCCAAGAATCGCCTGGTGGCCGGCACGGTCTGGCTCTACACCTACGTGTTCCGCGGCACGCCGATGCTGGTCCAGCTGTTCATCATCTATTACGGCCTGTCGCAGTTCGAAGCGGTGCGCGAGAGCTGGACCTGGGAATACCTGCAGGAAGCCTATTTCTGCGCGCTGCTGGCCTTCACGCTGAACACCGCGGCCTATACCACCGAGATCATCGCCGGCCAGATCCGCAACACGCACTGGGGCGAGATCGAAGCCGCCAAGGCCATGGGGATGAGCAAGTGGCTGATGATGCGCCGCATCGTCATCCCCGCCGCGCTGCGCCGCGCCCTGCCGGCCTACAGCAACGAAGTGGTGATGATGCTGCAAGGCACCTCGATCGCCGGCCTGGTCACGCTGGCCGACGTCACCGGCGTCGCCCGCCGCATCTACAGCGACACTTACATGCCGTTCGAACCGTTCCTGACGGCGGGCCTGATCTACCTCGCCTTCACCTTCCTGTTCGTCTGGCTGTTCAAGCTGGCCGAGAAACGCTGGCTGGCCTATCTGGCACCGCGCAAGCACTGA
- a CDS encoding ABC transporter ATP-binding protein, which translates to MKPIEHPNATTAGLDSQVKLHVADIHKSYGSHEVLKGVSLTAHAGDVISIIGSSGSGKSTFLRCINLLEQPNSGKIFAAGEELQLVPDHRHGALKAGDAKQLARLRTKLAMVFQHFNLWAHMTVLENIIEAPVHVLGVPKDEAVARARKYLEKVGLKNVEDKYPSHMSGGQQQRVAIARALAMEPEVMLFDEPTSALDPELVGEVLRVMQDLAREGRTMVVVTHEMGFAREVSNHVIFLHQGRIEEQGNPKEVLVKPKSERLAQFLSGSLK; encoded by the coding sequence ATGAAACCGATCGAACACCCCAACGCCACCACCGCCGGCCTCGACAGCCAAGTCAAGCTGCACGTTGCCGACATCCACAAAAGCTACGGCAGCCACGAAGTGCTCAAAGGCGTGTCGCTGACCGCCCACGCCGGCGACGTGATCAGCATCATCGGCTCGTCCGGCTCGGGCAAGAGCACCTTCCTGCGCTGCATCAACCTGCTGGAACAGCCCAACAGCGGCAAGATCTTCGCCGCCGGTGAAGAACTCCAGTTGGTTCCGGACCACCGCCACGGCGCCCTCAAGGCCGGCGACGCCAAACAACTGGCGCGACTGCGCACCAAGCTCGCCATGGTGTTCCAGCACTTCAATCTGTGGGCCCACATGACCGTGCTGGAAAACATCATCGAAGCCCCGGTGCACGTGCTCGGCGTCCCCAAGGACGAAGCCGTGGCCCGCGCTCGCAAGTATCTGGAAAAAGTCGGCCTGAAGAACGTCGAAGACAAGTACCCGTCGCACATGTCCGGCGGCCAGCAGCAGCGCGTCGCCATCGCCCGGGCGCTGGCGATGGAACCGGAAGTGATGCTGTTCGACGAACCGACCTCGGCGCTCGACCCGGAGCTGGTCGGCGAAGTGCTGCGCGTGATGCAGGACTTGGCGCGCGAAGGCCGCACCATGGTGGTGGTGACGCACGAAATGGGCTTCGCCCGCGAAGTCTCCAACCACGTCATCTTCCTGCACCAGGGCCGGATCGAAGAACAAGGCAACCCGAAGGAAGTGCTGGTCAAGCCGAAGAGCGAGCGGCTGGCACAATTCCTCTCGGGCAGCCTGAAATAA
- a CDS encoding GlxA family transcriptional regulator, whose product MQTQVAKPLRYGILLLPHAAMADLALITEVLSRANQLAEKKLYEFLLLSPSGDAMPLTNGIKTPVDLPLSYAPKLDGLFVLADEIAGDVDVDELGKTIHAQAIDKLQLIGIGCGSYWLARAGLLNSYRSTIHWQEINRFTEEFPEVIVSSNLYEIDRNRMSCAGGASTLDFMMVLVGQQQGHDFAAQLSELFSMERIRPGNERQRIPLATRIGASQPKLTEAVSLMEANIEEPLTTDDIAYYVGISRRQLERLFKQHLSAVPSKYYLELRLKRARQLLQQTSKSIVQIGLACGFSSGPHFSSSYRNHFGITPREERSSRNTGKTASE is encoded by the coding sequence ATGCAGACGCAAGTCGCCAAACCGCTCCGCTACGGCATCCTGCTGTTGCCCCATGCCGCCATGGCCGATCTGGCCCTGATCACCGAGGTGCTGTCCCGCGCCAATCAACTGGCGGAAAAGAAGCTCTACGAGTTTCTACTGCTCTCGCCCAGCGGCGACGCCATGCCCCTGACCAACGGCATCAAAACACCGGTCGATCTGCCGCTCAGCTACGCGCCGAAACTCGACGGACTGTTCGTGCTCGCCGACGAAATCGCCGGCGACGTCGATGTCGACGAACTGGGCAAGACGATCCACGCCCAAGCCATCGACAAGCTGCAACTGATCGGCATCGGCTGCGGCAGCTACTGGCTGGCCCGCGCGGGCCTGCTGAACAGCTACCGCAGCACCATCCACTGGCAGGAAATCAACCGCTTCACCGAAGAATTCCCGGAAGTCATCGTCTCATCCAATCTGTACGAAATCGACCGCAACCGGATGAGCTGCGCCGGCGGCGCCTCGACGCTGGACTTCATGATGGTGCTGGTGGGACAACAACAAGGACACGACTTCGCCGCCCAGCTCTCCGAGCTGTTCAGCATGGAGCGCATCCGCCCCGGCAACGAACGGCAGCGCATCCCGCTGGCCACCCGCATCGGCGCGAGCCAGCCCAAGCTGACCGAAGCCGTCAGCCTGATGGAAGCGAACATCGAAGAACCGCTGACCACCGACGACATCGCCTACTATGTCGGCATCTCACGGCGGCAACTGGAGCGTCTGTTCAAACAACACCTGTCGGCGGTGCCCTCGAAATACTATCTCGAGCTGCGCCTGAAACGTGCCCGGCAGCTGCTGCAGCAGACCTCCAAGTCCATCGTCCAGATCGGGCTCGCCTGCGGCTTCTCCAGCGGCCCGCACTTCTCCAGCAGCTACCGCAACCACTTCGGCATCACCCCGCGCGAGGAACGCTCGTCGCGCAATACCGGCAAAACCGCTAGCGAGTAG